The DNA sequence TTCAAGTAGAAAATAGAAATGTCACTACAGCAATTTCTGCAATATCCTTTGGTGTTGGTTTTTGGACAGGACCAATTGGACTCACGCCATTATTGGTGTTGCCATACACTCAGTATAAAAATAAAAAAGCAGCAGATTTGATTCAAAGTGAATATGAGTCCAATTATTGCAATTGATGAAAAGCATACATTATGGGAGTCATTTTACCACAAGGTTCTAAATGAAAAACTTCTTGGTGCACTTCTACATACCAAAAGAGATGAGAAAAAACATGAAATGGATCATTACTCTGATTTGTGGAATCATTTTGGTATTCTGTTGTTCGAAAAAGGAAAAACCCATTACGAAAGCCGAAGAGTCTATAGTGCAAACAATCATAGTAGACAAAGAGCTTGGAGAAGGCAGTTACTATAAAGATTTCCTAAATGCCATCAAAAATCAAGACTGTAATACTATCTTCGATCTTTAGATGATACTGATTATTTTAGTACAGGAGAAAAGACAGATGGTAGATTCAGAAGAAATGACGGATATTTAGAAGAAAAATCGAAGTTTTCCGTTTGTGAACTATTTTTTGATACAATGACTGTACAAAAGAAAATAGCCATCTTGTTTAATACGGACGAAATTGAGCCATCATTCATATCACCCCGAGACTGGCTAAAGAAATCTATGGAAATTAGGTTCATCGCAATGGCAGCAACAAGTGATGGAGATGAAGTCAATATTGTTTTTTTGGGAGGAAGATACTTTCATCCTGAAGATCATTATAGGAATTCAAGAGATTTAGATTTTTTGTTTCGTTGTCCAGAAGGATTTCATAAAAAATGTTTTCTATATTCGTATACTTTGCATTGATATTTAGGTTAAGTGTTAATCATCTCAAAGTAAGGTTCTGATAGGGTTTGTTATGGGCAGTATTTAAAATGAAAGAAAAGTTTTTACTATTAATATTGTTATTGATCATTGGGACAGCTGCCTGTGGCCAAAAGTCTGAAGAGATTGTGGAACAGTCGACATTCCGAATATTCGGGAGTTGGTATGACGAAATCATCTTTGATCGAATCTATGGGTATGATCCAAATTCTAAAAACGCTATTTATAGAAGAGGCCCAACTTATTTCCCGATTAAAGGATTTAGTGTTTGGAAAAAATAAATGTAGCTTTATATTTAAAAAATATTCTCCTGATCCCGTATGGGGGACATGGCAGTCATCACCAGGAGCAATCAAATCCATGTACAAACATTATCGGGAATGATTGATTCCAAGGCTTACCGTAAGTAATAAAAAATGAAATTCAAAACTAAAATTTTCCTACTCATGTTTGTTAAATCTCCTATATTCTTGTCATGTTCGCAATGGATAGATATATCTAACAAAAAAGATACGACAAGTATTGTGGAGCGAGTGCCAAGGTATGAGGACTTTGTAATTGATTCAAACAATCGAATCGACTACTTTTTCAAGAGGTTCAATGTTAAAAAGGAAAGCGAAGTAGTCGAAAAAAGAAAATCATCAGAAATCCAAACAACGGCAAAGGAAAGGGAAAGTATAAAACTTAGATTTTACCGTCACAGTTTATAGTTCTGAATGGATAGTGCCAGTTTCGACCTAAAAACAAACCGAGGATTATTCCCAAGAGATCGAAATACTTGTCCTCATAAATGTTACGAGTTTATCCCGTATTTAAACTTAGGAAACTATATCGTTAGAAAACCAGATGTCAATCTTAGAAAAGAGCTGAATCGTAATGGCGAATCATTCGGTAAAATGAAATTAAACGAAGAAGTACAAGTGATCGAAGATACAGGTCCAATAGAAGAAATTGATGAAAACATTGCCCCTTGGGTGAAAATCAAAACCAAGAATGGTCTAGAAGGATATGTGTTTGGAATTTTTTTGAAAAAATCAAAAGAGTTTTGGAATTAAAATGGATTTGGAAAACTAAATGTCTACATGGAATCAATCAGTGATTTTAAACTGTATGATTGCCATTGCCCAGTTCGATCTCTCTCCCTCTTAACAAAAGAACTTCTTTCGCAATTTTAGATAACGCTTGTCAATGGGAATGCAGTTTTTTACAATTGCCCTCTAACGACAGTTCTGTATAATAAATCGTGATTGAGAGTTTTATGAAATCTAAAATTGTTTTGAGCCTTCTATTCCTTCTCCTGCAATGTGCCAATACTTCGTATTACCAAACTTGGGGAAAACAAAAAGTCCGATTGAATGGGTTTACCAAAGAAGAAGGGTACCAAAAAATCCAATCCTTCAATTTCACCTACACACGAGTGTATCTATTTTGGGGACTGTCCAATGTGAGGGACCAAACTTTG is a window from the Leptospira ellinghausenii genome containing:
- a CDS encoding SH3 domain-containing protein, which codes for MDSASFDLKTNRGLFPRDRNTCPHKCYEFIPYLNLGNYIVRKPDVNLRKELNRNGESFGKMKLNEEVQVIEDTGPIEEIDENIAPWVKIKTKNGLEGYVFGIFLKKSKEFWN